The following proteins are encoded in a genomic region of Sphingopyxis sp. YF1:
- a CDS encoding cell division protein, with translation MPDRRLSGPTPWVIAILMMLTLLAAGAGVGLARAANNIGDAIAGRVTVQIVTANPEVRAQQAAALTRRAAAAPYIRGTRRVAQEELVATLGQWLGSAGGDDPVLRSLPLPALVDIDFVGGERAGQLAQLRALVAEVAPGARVIPHAEWLGPVARLIRSLAWVAAGLVVLMTAASAAIVIMTARAALGTHYATIEMLHLIGATDRQITRLFQRRIAIDTAYGIALGTAVAAAIILLIGWQWSGVTAGLAATASLGPAGWALLAALPLLAIALAALTARLTLLAALKKIL, from the coding sequence TTGCCCGACCGCCGTCTGTCGGGCCCCACGCCGTGGGTGATCGCGATCCTGATGATGCTGACCCTGCTCGCCGCCGGGGCGGGGGTCGGGCTGGCGCGCGCGGCGAACAATATCGGCGACGCGATCGCCGGCCGGGTGACGGTGCAGATCGTCACCGCCAACCCCGAAGTGCGCGCGCAGCAGGCCGCTGCGCTCACCCGCCGCGCCGCCGCGGCGCCCTATATCCGCGGCACGCGTCGCGTCGCGCAGGAGGAACTGGTCGCGACGCTCGGCCAGTGGCTCGGCAGCGCGGGCGGCGACGATCCGGTGCTGCGCTCGCTGCCGCTGCCGGCGCTCGTCGACATCGATTTTGTCGGGGGCGAGCGCGCGGGCCAGCTCGCGCAGCTTCGTGCGCTGGTCGCCGAGGTCGCGCCGGGCGCGCGCGTCATCCCGCACGCCGAATGGCTGGGTCCGGTCGCACGACTGATCCGCAGCCTCGCATGGGTTGCGGCGGGGCTCGTCGTGCTGATGACCGCGGCGAGCGCGGCGATCGTGATCATGACCGCGCGCGCCGCGCTCGGCACCCATTATGCGACGATCGAGATGCTCCATCTGATCGGTGCCACCGACCGCCAGATCACGCGGCTGTTCCAGCGCCGCATCGCGATCGACACCGCCTACGGCATCGCGCTGGGGACGGCGGTCGCCGCCGCGATCATCCTGCTGATCGGTTGGCAATGGTCGGGGGTCACCGCAGGGCTCGCCGCGACCGCCTCGCTCGGGCCGGCGGGCTGGGCGCTCTTGGCAGCGCTGCCGCTATTGGCTATCGCGCTCGCAGCCCTGACCGCGCGGTTGACCCTGCTCGCCGCGCTCAAGAAGATTTTATGA
- a CDS encoding YdcF family protein: MIKRLISILFLVWVLGFAWFALLLPLPAGDEKTDAIVVLTGGPGRIDRALERLEVGTAKRLLISGVAREVKPRELAAEYKRPQQLFDCCIALGFEAEDTRSNATEVATWVARRNYKSVRLITTDWHMRRAEYEIGRAIGSDVKIVPDAVRSQPNFATLFREYHKYLAGLAGGMLGL, from the coding sequence ATGATCAAGCGCCTGATTTCCATCCTGTTCCTGGTCTGGGTGCTCGGCTTCGCCTGGTTCGCGCTGCTGCTGCCGCTGCCCGCGGGCGACGAAAAGACCGACGCGATCGTCGTGCTGACCGGCGGTCCCGGGCGCATCGACCGCGCGCTCGAACGGCTCGAGGTGGGGACCGCGAAGCGCCTGCTGATCAGCGGCGTCGCGCGCGAGGTCAAGCCGCGCGAACTCGCCGCCGAATATAAGCGCCCGCAGCAATTGTTCGACTGCTGCATCGCGCTGGGTTTCGAGGCCGAGGACACGCGTTCGAACGCGACCGAGGTCGCGACCTGGGTTGCGCGGCGCAACTACAAGAGCGTGCGGCTGATCACCACCGACTGGCACATGCGCCGTGCCGAATATGAAATCGGCCGCGCGATCGGCAGCGACGTTAAGATCGTCCCCGATGCGGTACGCAGCCAGCCCAATTTCGCGACGCTGTTCCGCGAGTATCACAAATATCTCGCGGGGCTGGCGGGCGGGATGCTCGGCCTGTGA
- a CDS encoding lysophospholipid acyltransferase family protein has translation MKYPVALVRSILFWIAFVAMSSFSSIGAVISLPISHKATIWFVRIWAQAHRLFCRFLLGQRIVVEGAMPDAPVLYVFKHESAFETVEQPMLFRHPAVFAKEELFSIPVWGQAARFYGLIPVDRDGGGKAMRAMLGAAKGALAAGRPLVLFAEGTRVAHGEAPPLRPGFAGMYRLLGVDVVPVAVDSGIAYPPRRWVKWPGTITYRVGETVPAGLPREEAEARVRAAINALNPPEALSAPPPA, from the coding sequence GTGAAATATCCGGTCGCGCTGGTCCGCTCGATCCTCTTCTGGATCGCCTTCGTGGCGATGAGCAGCTTTTCGTCGATCGGCGCGGTGATCTCGCTGCCGATCTCGCACAAGGCGACGATCTGGTTCGTGCGCATCTGGGCGCAGGCGCACCGATTGTTCTGCCGCTTTCTCCTCGGTCAGCGCATCGTCGTCGAGGGCGCGATGCCCGATGCGCCGGTGCTCTATGTCTTCAAGCATGAATCGGCGTTCGAGACGGTCGAGCAACCGATGCTGTTCCGGCATCCCGCGGTGTTCGCCAAGGAAGAGCTGTTCTCGATCCCCGTCTGGGGCCAGGCGGCGCGCTTTTACGGGCTGATCCCGGTCGACCGCGACGGCGGGGGCAAGGCGATGCGCGCTATGCTCGGCGCGGCGAAGGGGGCGCTCGCGGCGGGGCGCCCGCTGGTGCTGTTCGCCGAAGGCACGCGCGTCGCGCACGGCGAAGCGCCGCCGCTGCGCCCGGGCTTTGCGGGCATGTACCGGCTGCTCGGCGTCGATGTCGTCCCCGTCGCGGTGGACAGCGGCATCGCCTATCCGCCGCGCCGCTGGGTCAAATGGCCGGGAACGATCACCTATCGCGTCGGCGAGACGGTCCCCGCGGGCCTGCCGCGCGAAGAGGCGGAGGCGCGGGTGCGCGCGGCGATCAACGCGCTCAACCCGCCCGAGGCGCTGTCCGCCCCGCCGCCGGCCTGA
- a CDS encoding D-aminoacylase has translation MKRRIGMSLALFGSLAALSVATAAHPPAYDLVIRGGTLYDGSGAAPVAGDVAIRGDRIVAVGKVDGKGRTEVPANGMAVAPGFINMLSWATESLIADPRSQSDIRQGVTLEVMGEGWSMGPMNPAMKTQETERQGDIKYPIEWTSLGDYLGWLEKRGIATNVASFVGAATVRVHELGEGDVDPTPEQLARMQALVRQAMNEGALGVGSSLIYAPGSYAETDELVALTREAAQCGGMYISHMRSEGDRLEQAVDELIEISRRSGAPAEIYHLKMAGRDNWGKLAPVVEKVEAARAAGQRITADMYTYTAGATGLDAAMPTWVQAGGLEAWIERLKDPAIRARVAAEMKGPGSDWENLYHGAGADKMILSGFKNDALKPLTGKTLAEVAAMRGKSPEETAMDLVVEDGSRVGTVYFLMSEDNVRRQVQLPWMSFGSDAASQSAEGVFLKSGAHPRTYGNFARLLGRYVRDEKLIPLEEAVYRLTTLPATNLGIKERGALKPGYHADVVIFDPAAIADRSTFEKPHQYSVGVRDVFVNGVAVLKDGEPSGATPGRAVRGAGWQRCR, from the coding sequence ATGAAACGGCGTATCGGGATGTCGCTCGCCCTGTTCGGCAGCCTGGCCGCACTCTCGGTGGCGACCGCGGCGCACCCCCCCGCCTACGACCTCGTGATCCGCGGCGGCACGCTCTACGACGGGTCGGGCGCGGCGCCGGTCGCGGGCGATGTGGCGATCCGCGGCGACCGCATCGTCGCGGTGGGCAAGGTCGACGGCAAGGGCAGGACCGAAGTGCCGGCGAACGGCATGGCGGTCGCGCCGGGCTTCATCAACATGCTGAGCTGGGCGACCGAATCGCTGATCGCCGACCCGCGCAGCCAGAGCGATATCCGGCAGGGGGTGACGCTCGAGGTGATGGGCGAAGGCTGGTCGATGGGCCCGATGAACCCCGCGATGAAGACGCAGGAAACCGAGCGCCAGGGCGACATCAAATATCCGATCGAATGGACCAGCCTCGGCGACTATCTCGGCTGGCTCGAAAAGCGCGGCATCGCGACCAATGTCGCAAGCTTCGTCGGCGCCGCGACGGTGCGCGTGCACGAGCTCGGCGAAGGCGACGTCGATCCGACCCCCGAACAGCTCGCGAGGATGCAGGCGCTGGTCCGGCAGGCAATGAACGAGGGCGCGCTCGGCGTCGGCAGCTCGCTGATCTACGCCCCCGGCTCCTATGCCGAAACCGACGAACTCGTCGCGCTCACCCGCGAGGCCGCGCAATGCGGCGGCATGTACATCAGCCACATGCGCTCCGAGGGCGACCGGCTCGAGCAGGCGGTCGACGAACTGATCGAGATTTCGCGCCGTTCGGGCGCGCCCGCCGAAATCTATCACCTCAAGATGGCGGGGCGCGACAATTGGGGCAAGCTCGCGCCGGTCGTGGAAAAGGTCGAGGCGGCGCGCGCCGCAGGGCAGCGCATCACCGCCGACATGTACACCTATACCGCGGGCGCGACGGGACTCGACGCGGCGATGCCGACCTGGGTGCAGGCGGGCGGGCTCGAGGCGTGGATCGAACGGCTGAAGGACCCCGCCATCCGCGCGCGCGTCGCCGCCGAGATGAAGGGGCCGGGGAGCGACTGGGAGAATCTCTATCATGGCGCGGGCGCCGACAAGATGATCCTGTCGGGTTTCAAGAACGACGCGCTCAAGCCGCTCACCGGCAAGACGCTCGCCGAGGTTGCGGCGATGCGCGGCAAGAGCCCCGAGGAAACCGCTATGGACCTTGTCGTCGAGGACGGGTCGCGCGTCGGCACCGTCTATTTCCTGATGTCCGAGGACAATGTGCGGCGGCAGGTGCAGCTGCCGTGGATGAGCTTCGGGTCCGACGCCGCATCGCAATCGGCCGAAGGCGTCTTCCTGAAATCGGGCGCACACCCGCGCACCTACGGCAATTTCGCGCGGCTGCTCGGCCGCTATGTCCGCGACGAAAAGCTGATCCCGCTCGAAGAGGCGGTGTACCGGCTGACCACCCTGCCCGCGACGAACCTCGGGATCAAGGAACGCGGCGCGCTGAAACCCGGCTATCACGCCGATGTCGTGATATTCGATCCCGCGGCGATCGCCGACCGCTCGACCTTCGAAAAACCGCACCAATATTCGGTCGGCGTCCGCGACGTTTTCGTCAACGGCGTCGCGGTGCTGAAGGATGGCGAACCCAGCGGCGCAACCCCGGGGCGTGCGGTGCGCGGCGCAGGCTGGCAGCGCTGCCGCTGA
- a CDS encoding nitronate monooxygenase family protein: MIKTRITEMFGIETPIVMGGMTGVGYGELVAAVANAGALGFITAHMYPTGQALFDEIEATRKLTDKPFGVNLTLLPSINPIPYDDYREAIIASGIKIVETAGRAPTDHLPRFKEEGVKVIHKCTSVRHSVSAVKKGVDVISIDGFECAGHPGEDDVGLVVLLPATVDALPDTPIIASGGMADGRSLIAALALGADAVNMGTRFCATVEAKIHQNVKQRIVDANETDTVLVGRTLRNTARVAKNAVSVEVAEIQRDPTKTFDDVKHLMAGVRGRENVLRDGDVDGGIWTSGQSQALIHDIPTCAEVVANIMRQAEAVRAKIAG; this comes from the coding sequence ATGATCAAGACGCGTATCACCGAGATGTTCGGCATCGAGACCCCCATCGTGATGGGTGGCATGACCGGCGTGGGTTATGGCGAACTGGTCGCTGCGGTCGCGAATGCCGGCGCGCTGGGTTTCATCACCGCGCACATGTATCCGACCGGGCAGGCGCTGTTCGACGAGATCGAGGCGACGCGCAAGCTGACCGACAAGCCTTTCGGCGTGAACCTGACGCTGCTGCCGTCGATCAACCCGATCCCCTATGACGATTATCGCGAGGCGATCATCGCCAGCGGGATCAAGATCGTCGAGACCGCGGGCCGCGCGCCGACCGACCATCTGCCGCGCTTCAAGGAAGAGGGCGTCAAGGTCATCCACAAATGCACCTCGGTCCGCCATTCGGTGTCGGCGGTGAAGAAGGGCGTCGACGTCATCAGCATCGACGGTTTCGAATGCGCGGGCCACCCCGGCGAGGATGATGTCGGCCTCGTCGTGCTGCTGCCCGCGACGGTCGACGCGCTCCCCGACACGCCGATCATCGCGTCGGGCGGCATGGCCGACGGACGCAGCCTGATCGCCGCGCTCGCGCTCGGCGCCGATGCGGTGAACATGGGCACGCGCTTCTGCGCGACGGTCGAGGCGAAGATCCACCAGAATGTGAAGCAACGCATCGTCGATGCGAACGAGACCGACACCGTGCTCGTCGGCCGGACGTTGCGCAACACCGCACGCGTCGCCAAGAACGCCGTGTCGGTCGAGGTCGCCGAAATCCAGCGCGACCCGACCAAGACCTTCGACGACGTCAAGCATCTGATGGCGGGCGTGCGCGGGCGCGAGAATGTGCTGCGCGACGGCGACGTCGACGGCGGCATCTGGACCAGCGGGCAGAGCCAGGCGCTAATCCACGACATCCCCACCTGCGCCGAGGTGGTCGCGAACATCATGCGCCAGGCCGAAGCCGTGCGCGCAAAGATCGCGGGATAA
- a CDS encoding TolC family protein, which yields MTRKLKPTLALAAVSALALSACTVGPRYVSPTPAAPSQTPFLEAGKSPAFTGDQPPGQWWSLFGDPLLDDLVSQALVANTDLRVAAANLAQARAVLRESRAGRLPTTSVGASGTYARQRNPLGAGSVEGESYDVGLDVGYQVDLFGRVESAIRASRADADAVQAAFDLTRITVAAETTRAYSDVCSYNRQIAVAEDTLRIQQNTFDLTRRLFEGGRATRLETGQAGALLEQTRAAIPTLTAQRSAALYRLAVLTGKPPAEAPQAVLACQAPPELARPIPVGDGATLLARRPDIRRAERQLAAAAARVNVATADLFPSIRLGGSIGTTAPSVSGLGSSDGFRFSLGPLISWSFPNMEVARARLKQSEAGADAALATFDGAWLSALEETEGALAAYAGELDRLAALRRAAAEAGEAARIARLRYQAGREAFQVVLDAERSLAAINASIAQSEQARATSLVSLFLALGGGWQETAV from the coding sequence ATGACCCGCAAGCTGAAACCCACCCTCGCGCTCGCCGCCGTCAGCGCCCTCGCGCTGTCAGCGTGCACCGTCGGTCCGCGCTATGTGTCGCCGACCCCCGCGGCGCCGTCGCAGACCCCCTTCCTCGAAGCGGGCAAGTCGCCCGCCTTCACCGGCGACCAGCCGCCGGGGCAATGGTGGAGCCTGTTCGGCGACCCGTTGCTCGACGATCTGGTAAGCCAGGCGCTGGTGGCGAACACCGACCTGCGTGTCGCCGCCGCCAATCTGGCGCAGGCGCGCGCGGTGCTGCGCGAATCGCGCGCCGGGCGGCTGCCGACGACGAGCGTCGGCGCCAGCGGTACCTATGCGCGGCAGCGCAACCCGCTCGGCGCCGGGTCGGTCGAGGGCGAAAGCTATGACGTCGGGCTCGATGTCGGTTACCAGGTCGACCTGTTCGGGCGCGTCGAAAGCGCGATCCGCGCGAGCCGCGCCGACGCCGATGCCGTGCAGGCGGCCTTCGACCTGACGCGGATCACCGTCGCGGCCGAAACGACGCGCGCCTATTCGGACGTCTGTTCGTACAATCGCCAGATCGCGGTCGCCGAAGACACGCTGCGCATCCAGCAGAACACCTTCGACCTGACGCGCCGCCTGTTCGAAGGCGGCCGCGCGACGCGGCTCGAAACCGGTCAGGCGGGCGCGCTGCTCGAACAGACGCGCGCCGCGATTCCGACGCTCACCGCGCAGCGCTCGGCGGCGCTCTATCGCCTCGCGGTGCTCACCGGCAAGCCGCCGGCCGAAGCGCCGCAGGCGGTACTCGCGTGCCAGGCGCCGCCCGAACTCGCACGCCCGATCCCGGTCGGCGACGGCGCGACCCTCCTTGCGCGGCGCCCCGATATCCGCCGCGCCGAGCGCCAGCTCGCCGCCGCGGCGGCGCGCGTCAACGTCGCCACCGCCGACCTGTTCCCGAGCATCCGCCTCGGCGGTTCGATCGGCACGACCGCGCCGTCGGTCTCGGGTCTCGGCTCGTCCGACGGCTTCCGCTTCTCGCTCGGGCCGCTGATCTCGTGGAGCTTCCCCAATATGGAGGTCGCGCGCGCGCGGCTGAAACAGTCCGAAGCCGGCGCCGACGCCGCGCTCGCGACCTTCGACGGCGCGTGGCTGTCGGCGCTCGAGGAAACCGAAGGCGCGCTCGCAGCCTATGCCGGCGAACTCGATCGCCTCGCGGCGCTGCGCCGCGCCGCGGCCGAGGCGGGCGAAGCGGCGCGCATCGCGCGGCTGCGCTATCAGGCGGGGCGCGAGGCTTTTCAGGTCGTGCTCGACGCCGAACGCTCGCTCGCCGCGATCAACGCCAGCATCGCCCAGTCCGAACAGGCGCGCGCGACAAGCCTCGTCTCGCTCTTCCTCGCGCTCGGCGGCGGCTGGCAGGAAACGGCGGTTTAG
- a CDS encoding multidrug efflux RND transporter permease subunit: MNFSRFFVDRPIFAAVIAIFITLIGAFAYPQLPLAQYPEIAPPTISITAAYPGASSETIAETVASTLEQEINGVENMLYLQSSSTQGAAQITVTFQPGTDLDAAQVLVQNRVALAEPRLPEQVRQIGVQVNKQESGFLMIVALTSSDPAVDTDYVGNYANSTLRDRLLRLEGVGGVQIFGGGNYSMRVWIDPDKAAARNMTAPEIVAALQSQNVQVAGGSVGAPPYGKGNPAFELPVEVPGRLVTPEQFSNVVIKTDTQNGAITRLKDVARVELGSQDYGVRGVFDGKEGVGMAVIQQPGANSLNAANLVLQEIEKASADFPPGLEYSIPFNPTEYVQASVTAVQETLVEAIFLVVLVVLVFLQTWRAAIIPIVAIPVALVGTFFVQLALGYSINSLSLFALVLAVGIVVDDAIVVVEAVEKHMREGLGPREAAHRTMGEVSGALIAISLVLVAVFVPTAFVPGIPGIFYQQFAVTIAAATLFSLLTSLTLSPAMAALLLKPHETGHREEPKNPLLRFGRRAADKFNSGFDNLADRYGRTTANLVRKTGLMLVIYAVLLAFTGWRLTDTPTGFIPDQDQGVLIGVVQLPPGASLDRTSDVLKRAQQVVSGVEGVDSISTFAGLDGSSFSTASNAGTMFIRLTDWGERGKERSAVALSQQLSGAMAAALPDANAFVIAPPAVPGLGTGNGFTMMLQATGGGSYRELEQVTGAMMGGAQQVPEVTQVFSLFNTGSPRIFADVDRDKAQMLGVDPSQVYAALGTYLASTYVNDFNFLGRTFRVTAQAEPTARSKIEDVGRLQVRSTSGEMVPLSSVATFRDDSGPTRVVRYNMFPAVELQGAAASGVSSGAALTAMAGLAAKTLPAGFSYEWTGLAYQEKAAGSGAVLIFLLAVVFVFLVLAAQYESLPLPLAVILIVPMCILAAMLGVNLRGMDNNILVQVGLVVLIALAAKNAILIVEFAKQAEEQDGMNVLDAAVHAARSRLRPILMTSFAFIFGVLPLAVASGPGQEMRQALGTSVTFGMLGVTIFGLIFTPVFYVVCRGLGDRMKRKGANKTDNADDTPLEAQS; encoded by the coding sequence GTGAATTTCAGCCGCTTCTTCGTCGACCGCCCGATCTTCGCGGCGGTCATCGCGATCTTCATCACGCTGATCGGCGCCTTCGCCTATCCGCAGCTGCCGCTCGCCCAATATCCGGAGATCGCGCCCCCGACGATCAGCATCACCGCGGCCTATCCGGGCGCCTCGTCCGAGACGATCGCCGAGACGGTCGCCTCGACGCTCGAGCAGGAAATCAACGGCGTCGAGAATATGCTCTATCTCCAGAGCAGCTCGACGCAGGGCGCCGCACAGATCACCGTCACCTTTCAGCCGGGCACCGACCTCGATGCCGCGCAGGTGCTGGTTCAGAACCGCGTCGCGCTCGCCGAGCCGCGCCTGCCCGAACAGGTGCGCCAGATCGGCGTGCAGGTGAACAAGCAGGAATCGGGCTTCCTGATGATCGTCGCACTGACGTCGAGCGATCCCGCGGTCGACACCGACTATGTCGGCAACTACGCCAACTCGACGCTGCGCGACCGGCTGCTGCGCCTCGAGGGCGTCGGCGGCGTGCAGATCTTCGGCGGCGGCAATTATTCGATGCGCGTGTGGATCGACCCCGACAAGGCGGCCGCGCGCAACATGACCGCGCCCGAAATCGTCGCGGCGCTGCAAAGCCAGAACGTCCAGGTCGCCGGCGGTTCGGTCGGCGCCCCGCCTTATGGCAAGGGCAACCCGGCGTTCGAACTGCCCGTCGAGGTCCCCGGCCGCCTCGTCACGCCCGAGCAGTTTTCCAATGTCGTCATCAAGACCGACACGCAGAACGGCGCGATCACGCGGCTGAAGGATGTCGCGCGGGTCGAACTCGGCAGCCAGGATTATGGCGTGCGCGGCGTGTTCGACGGCAAGGAAGGCGTCGGCATGGCGGTGATCCAGCAGCCGGGCGCCAACTCGCTCAACGCCGCCAATCTGGTGCTTCAGGAAATCGAGAAGGCCTCGGCCGACTTCCCCCCGGGGCTCGAATATTCGATTCCGTTCAACCCGACCGAATATGTCCAGGCGTCGGTGACCGCGGTGCAGGAAACGCTCGTCGAGGCGATCTTCCTCGTCGTGCTCGTCGTGCTCGTCTTCCTCCAGACTTGGCGCGCCGCGATCATCCCGATCGTCGCGATCCCGGTCGCGCTCGTCGGCACCTTCTTCGTCCAGCTCGCGCTCGGCTATTCGATCAACTCGCTGTCGCTGTTCGCGCTCGTGCTCGCGGTCGGCATCGTCGTCGACGATGCGATCGTCGTCGTCGAAGCGGTCGAAAAGCATATGCGCGAAGGGCTCGGCCCGCGCGAGGCCGCGCACCGGACGATGGGCGAAGTGTCGGGTGCGCTGATCGCGATCAGCCTCGTGCTCGTCGCGGTGTTCGTGCCGACCGCCTTCGTCCCCGGCATTCCCGGCATCTTCTACCAGCAGTTCGCGGTGACCATCGCGGCGGCGACGCTCTTCTCGCTGCTGACGTCGCTGACGCTGTCGCCCGCTATGGCGGCGCTGCTCCTGAAGCCGCACGAAACCGGCCACCGCGAAGAACCGAAAAATCCGCTCCTGCGCTTCGGCCGCCGCGCTGCGGACAAGTTCAACAGCGGTTTCGACAATCTCGCCGACCGTTATGGCCGCACGACCGCGAATCTGGTCCGCAAGACCGGACTGATGCTCGTCATCTATGCGGTGCTGCTCGCCTTCACCGGCTGGCGGCTCACCGACACCCCGACGGGTTTCATTCCCGATCAGGATCAGGGCGTGCTGATCGGCGTCGTCCAGCTGCCGCCGGGCGCGTCGCTCGACCGCACGAGCGACGTCCTGAAGCGCGCGCAGCAGGTCGTGTCGGGCGTCGAGGGCGTCGACAGCATTTCGACCTTCGCGGGCCTCGACGGATCGAGCTTCTCGACCGCGTCGAACGCCGGCACGATGTTCATCCGCCTGACCGACTGGGGCGAACGCGGCAAGGAACGCAGCGCGGTGGCGCTGTCGCAGCAGCTGTCGGGTGCGATGGCGGCGGCACTTCCCGACGCCAATGCCTTTGTCATCGCACCGCCCGCGGTGCCGGGGCTCGGCACCGGCAACGGCTTCACGATGATGCTCCAGGCGACCGGCGGCGGCAGCTATCGCGAGCTCGAACAGGTCACCGGCGCGATGATGGGCGGCGCCCAGCAGGTGCCCGAAGTGACGCAGGTCTTCTCACTGTTCAACACCGGAAGCCCGCGCATCTTCGCCGACGTCGACCGCGACAAGGCGCAGATGCTGGGGGTCGACCCGAGCCAGGTCTATGCCGCGCTCGGCACCTATCTGGCGTCGACCTATGTCAACGACTTCAACTTCCTCGGGCGGACCTTCCGCGTGACGGCGCAGGCCGAACCGACTGCGCGCAGCAAGATTGAGGATGTCGGCCGGCTGCAGGTGCGCTCGACCTCGGGCGAAATGGTGCCCCTCTCGTCGGTCGCGACCTTCCGCGACGACAGCGGACCGACGCGCGTCGTGCGCTACAACATGTTCCCCGCGGTCGAACTGCAGGGCGCGGCAGCATCGGGCGTCTCGTCGGGTGCGGCGCTGACCGCGATGGCAGGGCTGGCCGCCAAGACGCTGCCGGCGGGCTTCTCCTACGAATGGACGGGGCTTGCCTATCAGGAAAAGGCGGCGGGCAGCGGCGCGGTGCTGATCTTCCTGCTCGCGGTGGTCTTCGTCTTCCTCGTGCTCGCGGCGCAATATGAATCGCTGCCGCTGCCGCTCGCGGTGATCCTGATCGTGCCGATGTGCATTCTCGCGGCGATGCTCGGGGTCAATCTGCGCGGGATGGACAACAATATCCTCGTCCAGGTCGGTCTGGTCGTGCTCATCGCGCTCGCCGCGAAGAATGCGATCCTGATCGTCGAGTTCGCCAAGCAGGCCGAGGAACAGGATGGCATGAACGTGCTCGATGCCGCGGTCCATGCCGCGCGGTCGCGCCTGCGCCCGATCCTGATGACCAGCTTCGCCTTCATCTTCGGCGTCCTTCCGCTCGCGGTCGCGAGCGGGCCGGGACAGGAGATGCGGCAGGCGCTCGGGACGTCGGTGACCTTCGGCATGCTCGGGGTGACCATCTTCGGCCTGATCTTCACCCCCGTGTTCTATGTCGTGTGCCGCGGGCTCGGCGACCGGATGAAACGCAAGGGGGCAAACAAGACAGACAATGCGGACGATACGCCGCTGGAGGCGCAATCATGA
- a CDS encoding efflux RND transporter periplasmic adaptor subunit, translating into MTLRRPLALSLLLSLLLSACSGSDDAQGGPPALPVTAAAPLVREITEWDDYVGRFEAVDSVEVRPRASGYLQRAHFTDGQYVRAGQLLFTIDARPSQAALDQARAQLARASATLANAKTELARSTTLAASQAASQEEVEQRRAAVRTGEADVAAANAAIRAAALNVGFTRVVAPISGRVSQRLVDPGNSVSADQTVLTTIVSTSPIHFSFQGSEASLLEYERRGDTLQGSPVRIKLQGEDDYSRTGRIDFVDNALSTGSGTIAVRAVVQNPDGKLRPGLFGQLQLAASAPRPAFLLPDTAIVTDGARRVVYVIGPKDVVQARPVQLGPVIDGLRVIRSGITAKDRVIVGGLQRAMPGKPAKVEAGRIGNDGKVITSKVAPAAKAPAAAEGAKK; encoded by the coding sequence ATGACCCTGCGCCGCCCCCTCGCGCTTTCGCTCCTCCTTTCGCTGCTGCTTTCCGCCTGCTCGGGCAGCGACGACGCCCAGGGCGGCCCGCCCGCGCTGCCCGTGACCGCGGCGGCTCCGCTGGTGCGCGAAATCACCGAATGGGATGATTATGTCGGCCGGTTCGAAGCGGTCGACAGCGTCGAGGTGCGCCCGCGCGCCTCAGGCTATCTGCAGCGCGCGCATTTCACCGACGGCCAATATGTCCGCGCCGGGCAGTTGCTGTTCACCATCGACGCCCGCCCGTCGCAGGCCGCGCTCGACCAGGCGCGCGCGCAGCTCGCGCGCGCGTCGGCGACGCTCGCCAACGCCAAAACCGAGCTCGCACGCTCGACGACGCTCGCCGCGTCGCAGGCCGCGAGCCAGGAAGAGGTCGAGCAGCGCCGCGCCGCGGTGCGCACCGGCGAAGCCGATGTCGCCGCCGCCAACGCCGCGATTCGCGCCGCCGCGCTCAACGTCGGCTTCACCCGCGTCGTCGCGCCAATCTCGGGCCGCGTATCGCAGCGTCTCGTCGATCCGGGCAATTCGGTGAGCGCCGACCAGACGGTGCTGACGACGATCGTGTCGACCAGCCCGATCCACTTCAGCTTCCAGGGTTCCGAGGCGAGCCTGCTCGAATATGAACGCCGCGGCGACACGCTGCAGGGTTCGCCGGTGCGCATCAAGCTGCAGGGCGAAGATGACTACAGCCGCACCGGCCGCATCGATTTCGTCGACAATGCGCTGTCGACCGGATCGGGAACGATCGCGGTGCGCGCGGTCGTCCAGAACCCCGACGGCAAGCTGCGCCCCGGCCTGTTCGGCCAGCTCCAGCTCGCCGCCTCGGCGCCGCGCCCGGCGTTCCTGCTCCCAGATACCGCGATCGTCACCGACGGCGCGCGCCGCGTCGTCTATGTGATCGGCCCCAAGGACGTCGTCCAGGCACGCCCGGTGCAGCTCGGCCCCGTGATCGACGGGCTGCGCGTGATCCGCTCGGGCATCACCGCCAAGGACCGCGTGATCGTCGGCGGCCTCCAGCGCGCGATGCCGGGCAAGCCCGCCAAGGTCGAAGCCGGCCGGATCGGCAATGACGGCAAGGTCATCACCTCCAAGGTCGCCCCGGCGGCCAAGGCCCCGGCCGCCGCCGAGGGAGCGAAGAAGTGA